The proteins below are encoded in one region of Dioscorea cayenensis subsp. rotundata cultivar TDr96_F1 chromosome 18, TDr96_F1_v2_PseudoChromosome.rev07_lg8_w22 25.fasta, whole genome shotgun sequence:
- the LOC120281601 gene encoding E3 ubiquitin-protein ligase ATL31-like, whose protein sequence is MMTNPSRPIPMRLLLLLILAAGAAGQTNTSDTTRYTTTFNPTMAIIIVVLISAFFFLGFFSIYIRQCGGGGGLGSNAGVNPVTGALSRRGNAQRGLDPEVLFTFPTFVYSEVKDHKIGKGSLECAVCLSEFEDDESLRLLPKCDHVFHSDCIDAWLAAHVTCPVCRSNLVPGSDPEPIEAPAIVTAAPDEPPEHVAIAVDGDGDQETDDHREELAELARIGSEQRAAQALRSKSVARPVRFPRSHSTGHSILRRPGENLDRFTLRLPEHVRREMVVAGLQRTTSSLAFPGGGEASARRGYRAGEGSSRAGRSIRLGRSDRWPSVLARTLSARFTSWGNGKRGGDGEGSVKKFDGVGEGSRSGSVKLRMPSVRVPFECLGGSVRPGGDHEPSESPTQPLSRV, encoded by the coding sequence ATGATGACGAATCCAAGCCGTCCGATTCCGATGcgtctccttctcctcctcatcctcgCCGCCGGCGCCGCCGGCCAGACGAACACCAGCGACACAACGCGCTACACCACCACCTTCAACCCAACCATGGCGATCATCATCGTCGTCCTCATCAGCGCCTTCTTCTTTCTTGGCTTCTTCTCGATCTACATCCGTCAgtgcggcggcggcggcggacTCGGCTCCAACGCCGGCGTCAACCCTGTCACCGGCGCCCTCTCTCGCCGTGGCAACGCACAACGAGGCCTTGACCCGGAGGTTCTCTTCACTTTCCCCACCTTCGTCTACTCCGAGGTCAAGGATCACAAGATCGGCAAGGGCTCTCTTGAGTGCGCTGTTTGTTTGAGCGAGTTCGAAGACGATGAATCGCTCCGTCTTCTTCCCAAATGCGATCATGTCTTTCATTCCGATTGCATCGATGCTTGGCTTGCGGCGCACGTCACCTGCCCCGTTTGCCGATCCAATCTCGTCCCCGGCTCCGATCCTGAGCCAATTGAAGCCCCCGCCATCGTCACTGCCGCTCCAGACGAGCCGCCGGAGCACGTGGCGATCGCGGTGGACGGAGATGGAGATCAAGAAACCGATGATCACCGGGAGGAACTAGCCGAGCTGGCGAGGATCGGCAGCGAACAACGAGCCGCACAAGCGCTGAGATCGAAGTCGGTGGCGCGGCCAGTTCGGTTCCCAAGATCCCACTCGACGGGGCACTCGATTCTCCGGCGACCCGGAGAGAATCTCGATCGGTTCACTCTCCGTCTCCCGGAGCACGTCAGGCGGGAGATGGTCGTCGCCGGGCTTCAACGGACCACGAGCAGCCTCGCTTTTCCCGGTGGCGGCGAAGCCAGCGCCCGCCGGGGATACCGCGCCGGCGAGGGGAGTAGCCGAGCCGGCCGGAGCATTCGGCTTGGCCGGTCCGATCGCTGGCCTTCGGTTCTCGCTCGAACTTTATCGGCGCGTTTCACGTCGTGGGGAAACGGGAAACGGGGAGGTGACGGCGAAGGTTCCGTTAAAAAGTTTGACGGCGTTGGTGAGGGTTCCCGTTCCGGTTCCGTTAAATTGAGGATGCCATCCGTTAGGGTTCCGTTTGAGTGCTTAGGTGGCAGTGTTCGGCCTGGTGGGGACCATGAACCGAGTGAGTCACCGACTCAGCCGCTGAGCCGGGTTTAA